The Streptomyces sp. HSG2 genome has a segment encoding these proteins:
- the sdhA gene encoding succinate dehydrogenase flavoprotein subunit: MKVHKYDTVIVGAGGAGMRAAIEATKRSRTAVLTKLYPTRSHTGAAQGGMAAALANVEEDNWEWHTFDTIKGGDYLVDQDAAEILAKEAIDSVLDLEKMGLPFNRTPDGTIDQRRFGGHSRNHGEAPVRRSCYAADRTGHMILQTLYQNCVKEGVEFFNEFYVLDQLITEVDGVRKSAGVVAYDLATGEIHVFRAKSVIYASGGCGKFFKVSSNAHTLTGDGQAAVYRRGLPLEDMEFFQFHPTGIWRMGILLTEGARGEGGILRNKDGERFMEKYAPVMKDLASRDVVSRSIYTEIREGRGCGPEGDHVYLDLTHLPPEQLDAKLPDITEFARTYLGIEPYTDPIPIQPTAHYAMGGIPTNVQGEVLADNTTVVPGLYAAGEVACVSVHGANRLGTNSLLDINVFGKRAGIAAAEYAREADFVELPENPEAQVVEQIERLRSSTGSERVAELRRELQETMDANVMVFRTEQTIKSAVEKIAELRERYRDVAVQDKGKRFNTDLLEAVELGNLLDLAEVMAVSALARKESRGGHYREDHPDRDDVNFMRHTMAYREVGADGSETVRLDYKPVVQTRYQPMERKY, translated from the coding sequence ATGAAGGTACACAAGTACGACACCGTCATCGTCGGCGCCGGTGGCGCCGGTATGCGGGCCGCCATCGAGGCGACCAAGCGCAGCCGCACGGCGGTCCTGACAAAGCTCTACCCCACCCGCTCCCACACGGGCGCCGCGCAGGGCGGCATGGCCGCCGCGCTGGCCAACGTGGAGGAGGACAACTGGGAGTGGCACACCTTCGACACGATCAAGGGCGGCGACTACCTGGTCGACCAGGACGCCGCGGAGATCCTGGCGAAGGAGGCCATCGACTCCGTCCTCGACCTGGAGAAGATGGGCCTTCCCTTCAACCGGACGCCGGACGGCACCATCGACCAGCGCCGATTCGGCGGACACTCGCGCAACCACGGCGAGGCACCGGTCCGGCGCTCCTGCTACGCCGCGGACCGCACCGGCCACATGATCCTCCAGACGCTGTACCAGAACTGCGTCAAGGAGGGCGTGGAGTTCTTCAACGAGTTCTACGTCCTGGACCAGCTGATCACCGAGGTCGACGGGGTCCGGAAGTCGGCGGGCGTCGTCGCCTACGACCTGGCCACCGGTGAGATCCACGTGTTCCGGGCGAAGTCCGTGATCTACGCCTCCGGCGGCTGCGGCAAGTTCTTCAAGGTGTCCTCCAACGCCCACACGCTGACCGGCGACGGACAGGCGGCGGTCTACCGGCGCGGGCTGCCCTTGGAGGACATGGAGTTCTTCCAGTTCCACCCGACCGGCATCTGGCGCATGGGCATCCTGCTCACCGAGGGCGCCCGCGGCGAGGGCGGCATCCTGCGCAACAAGGACGGCGAGCGCTTCATGGAGAAGTACGCCCCCGTCATGAAGGACCTCGCCTCCCGCGACGTGGTGTCGAGATCGATCTACACCGAGATCCGCGAGGGCCGCGGCTGCGGCCCCGAGGGCGACCACGTCTACCTGGACCTCACCCACCTGCCGCCGGAGCAGCTGGACGCCAAGCTCCCGGACATCACCGAGTTCGCGCGGACCTACCTGGGCATCGAGCCGTACACGGACCCGATCCCGATCCAGCCGACGGCGCACTACGCCATGGGCGGCATCCCGACCAACGTCCAGGGCGAGGTGCTGGCCGACAACACCACCGTCGTGCCCGGCCTCTACGCCGCGGGCGAGGTCGCCTGCGTGTCCGTGCACGGCGCCAACCGCCTGGGCACCAACTCGCTGCTGGACATCAACGTCTTCGGCAAGCGGGCCGGCATCGCCGCGGCGGAGTACGCCCGTGAGGCGGACTTCGTCGAGCTTCCGGAGAACCCCGAGGCCCAGGTGGTCGAGCAGATCGAGCGGCTGCGGTCCTCCACCGGCAGCGAGCGGGTCGCCGAGTTGCGCCGCGAGTTGCAGGAGACCATGGACGCCAACGTCATGGTGTTCCGGACCGAGCAGACGATCAAGAGCGCGGTGGAGAAGATCGCCGAGCTGCGGGAGCGCTACCGCGACGTCGCCGTCCAGGACAAGGGCAAGCGGTTCAACACCGACCTGCTGGAAGCGGTCGAGCTGGGCAACCTGCTCGACCTGGCCGAGGTCATGGCGGTCTCCGCGCTCGCCCGCAAGGAGTCGCGAGGCGGTCACTACCGCGAGGACCACCCCGACCGCGACGACGTCAACTTCATGCGCCACACCATGGCGTACCGCGAGGTCGGCGCCGACGGGTCCGAGACCGTCCGTCTCGACTACAAGCCGGTCGTCCAGACCCGCTACCAGCCGATGGAGCGTAAGTACTGA
- a CDS encoding succinate dehydrogenase hydrophobic membrane anchor subunit produces the protein MSTTETTASGIGPVEGAGPAAYSVDNPAPVIEPPRARTKKTPKTTRGNFEMAAWLFMRLSGVVLVVLVVGHLVIQLVLDGGVSRIGFAFVAGRWASPFWQVWDLAMLWLAMLHGANGLRTVVNDYAERPNTRLWLKGLLYTATVFTILLGTLVIFTFDPNIR, from the coding sequence ATGTCCACAACCGAAACCACCGCCTCCGGCATCGGCCCCGTCGAGGGCGCGGGCCCCGCCGCCTACTCGGTGGACAACCCGGCGCCCGTGATCGAGCCCCCTCGCGCGCGGACCAAGAAGACCCCGAAGACCACCCGGGGCAACTTCGAGATGGCCGCCTGGCTCTTCATGCGCCTCTCCGGCGTGGTGCTGGTCGTCCTCGTCGTCGGCCACCTGGTCATCCAGCTGGTGCTGGACGGCGGCGTCTCCCGGATCGGCTTCGCCTTCGTGGCCGGTCGCTGGGCCTCGCCGTTCTGGCAGGTCTGGGACCTGGCGATGCTCTGGCTGGCCATGTTGCACGGCGCCAACGGGCTGCGCACCGTCGTCAACGACTACGCGGAACGCCCGAACACCCGCCTGTGGCTCAAGGGCCTGCTCTACACCGCCACGGTGTTCACCATCCTGCTGGGCACGCTGGTGATCTTCACCTTCGACCCGAACATCCGCTAG
- the sdhC gene encoding succinate dehydrogenase, cytochrome b556 subunit — MWSWVAHRVTGVLIFFFLFVHVLDTALVRVSPEAYDQVVATYKTPIVALLEYGLVAAVLFHALNGLRVIAVDFWTKGARYQKQLLWSVVGLWVVLMLGAIYPVLGHAARELFGS, encoded by the coding sequence ATGTGGTCCTGGGTGGCTCACCGAGTCACCGGCGTCCTCATCTTCTTCTTCCTGTTCGTCCACGTGCTCGACACCGCACTCGTCCGTGTCTCCCCCGAGGCCTACGACCAGGTCGTGGCCACGTACAAGACCCCGATCGTCGCCCTGTTGGAGTACGGCCTCGTCGCCGCCGTCCTCTTCCACGCGCTCAACGGTCTGCGCGTCATCGCCGTCGACTTCTGGACCAAGGGCGCGCGCTACCAGAAGCAGCTGCTCTGGTCCGTCGTCGGCCTCTGGGTCGTGCTGATGCTCGGGGCGATCTACCCCGTCCTCGGCCACGCCGCTCGTGAACTGTTCGGGAGCTGA
- a CDS encoding 2-oxo-4-hydroxy-4-carboxy-5-ureidoimidazoline decarboxylase, with amino-acid sequence MDRFNGAPREDAVRLLLACLPSPHWAGRIATHRPYPDLAALLAAADEAVYDLAPSDLTAALAAEPRPTLPKNAYAAARTALGAAHTAYESRFGHAFVICLHGLLPTETADHLLEGIRSRLANDPDDERLVATEELRRITRSRLALAFLESGP; translated from the coding sequence CTGGACCGCTTCAACGGCGCTCCCCGCGAGGACGCCGTCCGCCTCCTGCTGGCCTGCCTGCCCAGCCCGCACTGGGCCGGGCGCATCGCCACCCATCGCCCCTACCCCGACCTGGCCGCCCTGCTCGCGGCGGCGGACGAGGCGGTGTACGACCTGGCGCCGTCGGATCTCACGGCGGCCCTGGCGGCCGAGCCGCGGCCGACGCTCCCGAAGAACGCCTACGCCGCCGCCCGGACGGCTCTGGGCGCGGCCCACACCGCGTACGAATCCAGATTCGGACACGCGTTCGTCATCTGTCTCCACGGGTTGCTCCCGACCGAGACCGCCGACCACCTGCTGGAGGGGATCCGATCGCGGCTGGCCAACGACCCCGACGACGAACGACTGGTGGCCACCGAGGAACTACGCCGCATCACCCGCTCCCGATTGGCCCTCGCCTTCCTGGAGAGCGGCCCCTAG
- a CDS encoding glycoside hydrolase family 20 protein — protein sequence MVAGAALVAVGVGAGIWLVGGDGAEPEGSRSTRSPEVTPSPERSYPLSEEPRTIPAVRRHEPARGPGWRPRTGARVVVNDDALADEGRLLADELELDYAGRRDDRRDGDVRLEVGGGGEDDGPESYTLTVRDGRVTISAAADAGVFYGTRTLKQAVSGGATAPEGVVTDAPAKPRRGLMLDIARKPYPADWIEDRVRELGDLKFNELGLHFSDDQGFRIASETHPEVVSRDHLTKEQVERIVDLAAERHIEIVPELDSPGHLGAVLDAHPDLRLLDAQGAPVRGAIDISLPESAALVDELLDEYASLFPGPHWHLGGDEYQALTVSDPETAYPRLAAAARERYGAGAGVADLATGWLDDRAATVRARDRVPRAWNDGFYRDTEVPAASDIRVAYWTGKEIGARQPEEYLDDGRDVVNYNDEFLYYVLGEPQTFVYPTGRRIYEGWTPRVLRGTEEVPARHDDRVLGAVFAVWGDIPDAQTADEVAEGIRLPLAATVQKLWDPDTPRLSWDDFRALAERLG from the coding sequence ATCGTCGCCGGCGCCGCGCTGGTCGCGGTCGGTGTCGGGGCGGGGATCTGGCTGGTCGGCGGGGACGGCGCGGAGCCCGAGGGGTCGCGGTCGACCCGCTCGCCCGAGGTCACCCCGAGCCCCGAGCGCTCCTACCCGCTCTCCGAGGAACCGCGGACCATACCGGCCGTGCGGCGGCACGAACCCGCCCGCGGTCCGGGCTGGCGTCCCCGGACGGGGGCCAGGGTCGTGGTGAACGACGACGCGCTGGCCGACGAGGGTCGTCTCCTCGCCGACGAGTTGGAGCTGGACTACGCCGGGCGGCGCGACGACCGGCGCGACGGCGACGTGCGGCTGGAGGTCGGCGGGGGCGGCGAGGACGACGGACCCGAGTCGTACACCCTCACCGTGCGCGACGGTCGCGTGACCATATCCGCCGCCGCCGACGCGGGCGTCTTCTACGGCACGCGCACCCTGAAACAGGCGGTGAGCGGCGGGGCCACCGCCCCCGAGGGCGTGGTCACCGACGCGCCTGCCAAGCCTCGACGCGGACTCATGCTGGACATCGCCCGCAAGCCCTATCCCGCGGACTGGATCGAGGACCGCGTACGCGAGCTGGGCGACCTGAAGTTCAACGAACTGGGCCTGCACTTCTCCGACGACCAGGGATTCCGGATCGCCTCCGAGACCCACCCGGAGGTCGTCTCCCGCGACCACCTGACCAAGGAGCAGGTCGAGAGGATCGTCGACCTCGCCGCCGAGCGACACATCGAGATCGTCCCGGAGCTGGACTCGCCCGGCCACCTGGGGGCGGTCCTGGACGCCCACCCCGACCTGCGGCTCCTCGACGCCCAGGGCGCCCCGGTCCGGGGCGCCATCGACATCTCCCTGCCGGAGTCCGCCGCGCTCGTCGACGAACTCCTCGACGAATACGCCTCCCTGTTCCCCGGACCCCACTGGCACCTCGGCGGCGACGAGTACCAGGCGCTGACGGTGTCGGATCCGGAGACCGCCTACCCCCGGCTGGCCGCCGCGGCCCGGGAGCGCTACGGGGCCGGGGCGGGCGTCGCCGACCTGGCCACCGGCTGGCTCGACGACCGGGCGGCGACCGTCCGCGCGCGCGACCGCGTACCGCGCGCCTGGAACGACGGCTTCTACCGGGACACCGAGGTGCCCGCCGCCTCCGACATCCGGGTCGCCTACTGGACCGGCAAGGAGATCGGCGCCCGACAACCCGAGGAGTACCTGGACGACGGTCGGGACGTCGTCAACTACAACGACGAGTTCCTCTACTACGTCCTCGGAGAGCCGCAGACCTTCGTCTACCCGACGGGTCGCAGGATCTACGAGGGCTGGACCCCCCGGGTGCTGCGCGGCACGGAGGAGGTGCCGGCCCGCCACGACGACCGCGTCCTGGGCGCCGTCTTCGCCGTCTGGGGCGACATCCCCGACGCGCAGACCGCGGACGAGGTCGCCGAGGGGATCCGGCTCCCGCTCGCCGCGACCGTCCAGAAACTGTGGGACCCCGACACTCCCCGTCTCTCCTGGGACGACTTCCGGGCGCTCGCCGAACGGCTGGGCTGA
- a CDS encoding type 1 glutamine amidotransferase domain-containing protein: MKVLIVLTSHDELGDTGEKTGFWLEELAAPYYRLKEAGAELVLASPKGGRPPLDPKSNEPDFRTDDTRRFEADAEATEALANTVRLDSVSAEDFDAVFYPGGHGPLWDLAEDAGSARLIETTLRAGKPVALVCHAPGVLRHTVAEDGTPLVRGKDVTGFANSEEEAVQLTDIVPFLVEDELVRLGASYHKGDDWGPYVVRDGLLITGQNPASSAPAADALLELLGKTGA, translated from the coding sequence ATGAAGGTCCTGATCGTTCTCACCTCGCACGACGAGCTGGGCGACACCGGCGAGAAGACCGGATTCTGGCTGGAGGAGCTGGCCGCGCCCTACTACCGCCTCAAGGAGGCGGGGGCGGAACTGGTGCTCGCCTCGCCCAAGGGAGGCCGACCCCCGCTGGACCCCAAGAGCAACGAGCCCGACTTCCGCACCGACGACACCCGGCGATTCGAGGCCGACGCCGAGGCGACCGAGGCACTCGCCAACACCGTCCGACTGGACTCGGTCTCGGCCGAGGACTTCGACGCGGTCTTCTACCCCGGCGGACACGGGCCGCTGTGGGACCTGGCCGAGGACGCCGGCTCCGCCCGCCTCATCGAGACGACGCTGCGTGCCGGCAAGCCGGTGGCGCTGGTCTGCCACGCCCCCGGCGTCCTGCGCCACACCGTCGCCGAGGACGGCACCCCGCTGGTCCGCGGCAAGGACGTCACCGGCTTCGCCAACTCCGAGGAGGAGGCGGTCCAGCTGACCGACATCGTGCCCTTCCTGGTCGAGGACGAGTTGGTCCGGCTCGGCGCCTCTTACCACAAGGGCGACGACTGGGGGCCGTACGTCGTGCGGGACGGCCTGCTGATCACCGGGCAGAACCCGGCCTCGTCGGCCCCCGCGGCCGACGCCCTGCTGGAGCTGCTGGGCAAGACCGGGGCGTGA
- a CDS encoding TetR/AcrR family transcriptional regulator yields the protein MPVTARTTDTRRAILDTARRIMARKGYSAVGINEVLAEAGVPKGSFYHYFGSKDAFGEATLRSYFADYLADMDVTLAPSDRTVAERLTAYWRQWRENQSFEDCQGKCLAVKLGAEVADLSEPMRLALVEGTDAIVDRLGRAVAAGTEDGSLSIEGDPREVAQALYDMWLGAGVRSKILRDTAPLDAAMSATRRTLGI from the coding sequence ATGCCGGTCACCGCGCGCACCACGGACACCCGTCGGGCCATCCTCGACACCGCGCGGCGGATCATGGCCCGTAAGGGCTACTCCGCCGTGGGGATCAACGAGGTGCTCGCCGAGGCCGGCGTCCCCAAGGGGTCCTTCTACCACTACTTCGGTTCCAAGGACGCCTTCGGGGAGGCGACCCTGCGGAGCTACTTCGCCGACTACCTCGCGGACATGGACGTCACCCTCGCCCCGTCCGACCGGACGGTGGCCGAGCGACTGACGGCCTACTGGCGGCAGTGGCGGGAGAATCAGAGCTTCGAGGACTGCCAGGGCAAATGCCTGGCGGTCAAGCTCGGCGCCGAGGTCGCCGACCTGTCCGAGCCGATGCGACTGGCCCTCGTGGAGGGCACCGACGCGATAGTCGACCGGCTCGGTCGCGCCGTCGCCGCGGGGACGGAGGACGGATCGCTGTCGATCGAGGGCGACCCGCGCGAGGTCGCGCAGGCGCTCTACGACATGTGGCTCGGAGCCGGGGTGCGGAGCAAGATCCTTCGCGACACGGCACCACTCGACGCCGCCATGTCGGCGACCCGCCGCACGCTGGGCATCTGA
- a CDS encoding RNA polymerase sigma factor: MLGEDAELTAAVRAARDGDETAFRTVYRAVHPRLLGYVRTLVGEGEAEDVASEAWLQIARDLERFRGDADRFRGWAARIARNRALDHLRMRGRRPAIGGDETELTGRPAEADTAGQAMESLATGSALALISRLPQDQAEAVVLRVVVGLDARAAAATLGKRPGAVRTAAHRGLRRLAELIGAEDAAGGALDALPAPREPEDSAAASAPVRRGARRTRRKV, from the coding sequence GTGCTCGGGGAGGACGCGGAGCTGACCGCGGCGGTACGTGCGGCGCGGGACGGGGACGAGACGGCGTTTCGGACCGTGTACCGCGCGGTGCACCCGCGGCTGCTCGGCTATGTGAGGACGCTCGTCGGCGAGGGGGAGGCCGAGGACGTCGCCTCGGAGGCGTGGCTGCAGATAGCCCGGGACCTGGAGCGCTTCCGGGGCGACGCGGACCGCTTCCGCGGTTGGGCGGCGCGGATCGCCCGCAACCGCGCGCTCGACCACCTCCGCATGCGAGGCCGCCGGCCCGCGATCGGCGGCGACGAGACCGAACTGACCGGCAGACCGGCGGAGGCGGACACGGCCGGGCAGGCCATGGAGTCGCTCGCCACCGGCAGCGCCCTCGCCCTCATCTCCCGACTGCCCCAGGACCAGGCCGAGGCGGTCGTCCTTCGGGTGGTGGTCGGTCTAGACGCCAGGGCCGCCGCGGCGACGCTGGGCAAGCGTCCCGGCGCCGTCCGCACCGCCGCTCACCGCGGCCTCCGCAGGCTGGCCGAGTTGATCGGCGCCGAGGACGCCGCCGGGGGCGCCCTCGACGCTCTCCCGGCCCCGCGAGAACCGGAGGACTCCGCGGCGGCGTCCGCGCCGGTGAGGCGAGGAGCGCGGCGGACGCGGAGGAAGGTGTGA
- a CDS encoding DUF6716 putative glycosyltransferase, which yields MPESATKPLRTAVLADSDTRWKWGALTARRLTGSRSGAAGGAGDTGPTDASDPASRLDGYLLRGRSTPTARQLAEVGVAADSLREVTAVEFLREMRDASYDVVVLALVGGGVQAMLHGLGRSWEARSARPVVVTGYVGVVYEKLTDGLLLRHGADLVLANSLQDAERFRAVYEGVGADASSVTEVALPFLGGAPYTDAHDPYTVVFAAQPSVPSSRADRVYLLDRLIRHARRHPEREVLLKLRSRPGEHTTHIEDLPYQTLVGDADPPPNLHLVYGHMGEVLDRADLLVTVSSTAAMESLHRRVPTAILTDLGVRESLGNHHFVGSGCLTSWDRLDAGHRPEPAPEWVARQGVAAGGDPTGASYAGAFDTARERVAELLARPGGLPPLAPYYTVETAPGYLPGILARHHLGPDGTPRPGDAVGGPRPGLARRIVRRAARGAYRHGVQRVAPLIRRMGEL from the coding sequence GTGCCAGAAAGTGCGACCAAACCCCTGCGGACCGCCGTTCTCGCCGACTCCGACACCCGGTGGAAATGGGGCGCCCTGACCGCCCGCCGCCTGACCGGGAGCCGTTCCGGCGCGGCGGGTGGCGCCGGGGACACCGGACCGACCGACGCGAGCGACCCGGCCTCCCGCCTGGACGGCTACCTGCTGCGCGGCAGGTCGACCCCGACGGCCCGCCAATTGGCCGAGGTCGGGGTGGCCGCTGACAGCCTGCGCGAGGTCACCGCCGTGGAGTTCCTGCGGGAGATGAGGGACGCGTCGTACGACGTCGTCGTTCTGGCCCTGGTCGGCGGCGGTGTCCAGGCGATGCTGCACGGTCTCGGTCGCTCCTGGGAGGCGCGCTCCGCCCGCCCGGTCGTCGTCACCGGCTACGTCGGCGTCGTCTACGAGAAGCTCACCGACGGTCTGCTGCTGCGGCACGGCGCGGACCTGGTGCTCGCCAACTCCCTTCAGGACGCCGAGCGTTTCCGCGCCGTCTACGAGGGGGTGGGCGCGGACGCCTCCTCCGTGACCGAGGTGGCCCTGCCGTTCCTCGGTGGCGCCCCCTACACCGACGCGCACGACCCGTACACGGTCGTCTTCGCCGCCCAGCCCTCGGTGCCGTCCTCCCGCGCGGACCGTGTCTACCTGCTCGACCGGTTGATCCGGCACGCCCGGCGACACCCCGAGCGAGAGGTGCTGCTCAAGCTGCGCTCCCGGCCCGGCGAACACACCACCCACATCGAGGACCTTCCCTACCAGACGCTGGTGGGCGACGCCGACCCGCCGCCCAACCTCCACCTGGTGTACGGGCACATGGGCGAGGTGCTGGACCGCGCCGACCTGCTGGTCACGGTCAGCTCCACAGCGGCCATGGAGTCGCTGCACCGGCGTGTCCCCACCGCGATACTCACCGACCTGGGTGTGCGGGAATCCCTGGGCAACCACCACTTCGTCGGCTCCGGCTGCCTGACCTCCTGGGATCGGCTCGACGCGGGCCACAGGCCCGAGCCCGCCCCCGAGTGGGTGGCCCGTCAGGGCGTGGCCGCCGGGGGCGACCCGACCGGGGCGTCGTACGCCGGCGCCTTCGACACCGCCCGGGAGCGCGTCGCCGAGCTGCTGGCCCGGCCGGGCGGCCTGCCGCCCCTCGCCCCGTACTACACCGTCGAGACCGCGCCCGGATACCTGCCCGGCATCCTGGCCCGCCACCACCTGGGCCCGGACGGCACCCCGCGTCCCGGCGACGCCGTCGGCGGGCCCCGGCCGGGCCTGGCGCGACGGATCGTCCGCCGTGCCGCGCGCGGTGCCTACCGCCACGGGGTCCAGCGGGTAGCCCCGCTGATCCGGCGGATGGGGGAGCTGTGA
- a CDS encoding acylneuraminate cytidylyltransferase codes for MSRTDADRTAPARRVLAVVPARGGSKGVPRKNVTPVGGVPLVARAVRACREAPLVTDVVVSTDDPAVAAAAREAGAEVVTRPPAIAGDTATSEAAVSHALDTYEAARGTPVDVVLLVQCTSPFLTAEDVDAVARAVAEGDAETAVTVAPFHGFLWRAATEGGGQGVNHDKSSRPRRQDRPQDLLETGAAYAMDAAGFREHGHRFFGRTDLVRTDPARVLEIDDPHDLARARALAPLLDGDRPDGRGATASAALPTAGDVDAVVLDFDGTQTDDRVLVDSDGRELVAVHRGDGLGVAALRRRGMPLLILSTEENPVVAARGRKLRIPVLHGVDRKDLALKRWCEERGVVPERVLYVGNDVNDLPCFDLVGWPVAVASAHDAVRAAARVVTTVPGGAGAIREIAGWLLGPDLGTAPAAAPSGSDASPTPHTP; via the coding sequence ATGTCCCGAACCGACGCAGACCGCACCGCCCCCGCACGCCGGGTCCTCGCGGTCGTCCCCGCGCGGGGCGGCTCCAAGGGCGTCCCGAGGAAGAACGTCACCCCCGTCGGCGGGGTGCCGTTGGTGGCCCGCGCCGTGCGGGCGTGCCGGGAGGCGCCGCTGGTGACCGACGTCGTCGTCTCCACCGACGACCCGGCCGTCGCCGCCGCGGCCCGCGAGGCCGGCGCGGAGGTCGTCACCCGCCCGCCGGCCATCGCCGGCGACACGGCCACCTCCGAGGCCGCGGTGTCGCACGCCCTCGACACCTACGAGGCGGCCCGCGGGACCCCCGTCGACGTGGTGTTGCTCGTTCAGTGCACCAGCCCCTTCCTCACGGCCGAGGACGTCGACGCCGTGGCTCGCGCCGTCGCGGAGGGCGACGCCGAGACCGCCGTGACGGTGGCTCCCTTCCACGGGTTCCTGTGGCGGGCGGCGACCGAGGGAGGCGGGCAGGGTGTCAACCACGACAAGTCCTCCCGACCCCGACGCCAGGATCGCCCCCAGGACCTGCTGGAGACCGGGGCCGCCTACGCCATGGACGCCGCCGGCTTCCGCGAGCACGGCCACCGCTTCTTCGGCCGGACCGATCTGGTGCGGACCGACCCCGCTCGGGTACTGGAGATCGACGACCCGCACGACCTCGCGCGTGCCCGCGCCCTGGCTCCGCTGCTCGACGGGGACCGCCCCGACGGGCGCGGCGCGACCGCCTCGGCGGCCCTTCCGACCGCGGGGGACGTCGACGCGGTGGTCCTCGACTTCGACGGAACGCAGACCGACGACCGCGTCCTCGTCGACTCCGACGGCCGGGAACTCGTCGCCGTGCATCGCGGCGACGGTCTCGGTGTCGCGGCCCTGCGTCGCCGCGGGATGCCCCTGCTCATCCTCTCCACGGAGGAGAACCCGGTCGTCGCCGCCCGGGGTCGCAAACTGCGGATCCCGGTGCTGCACGGCGTGGACCGCAAGGACCTCGCGCTGAAGCGGTGGTGCGAGGAGCGGGGCGTCGTGCCCGAGCGCGTGTTGTACGTCGGCAACGACGTCAACGACCTTCCCTGCTTCGACCTGGTCGGCTGGCCCGTCGCGGTCGCCTCGGCGCACGACGCGGTCCGGGCCGCGGCCCGCGTGGTGACCACCGTGCCCGGCGGCGCCGGGGCGATCCGAGAGATCGCCGGATGGCTCCTCGGCCCCGACCTCGGCACCGCGCCGGCCGCCGCCCCGTCCGGCTCCGACGCCTCACCCACCCCGCACACCCCGTAA
- a CDS encoding N-acetylneuraminate synthase family protein, whose product MSTDARIRSFGSREAGPGRPVYVTGEIGINHNGELENAFRLVDAAAEAGCDAVKFQKRTPEICTPRDQWDIERDTPWGRMTYIDYRHRVEFGEDEYREIDAYCRSKEIDWFASPWDTEAVAFLERFDVPAHKVASASLTDDELLRALRATGRTVVLSTGMSTPRQIRHAVEVLGSDNVLLCHATSTYPAKAEELNLRVIDTLRQEYPNVPIGYSGHETGLQTTLAAVALGAVFVERHITLDRAMWGSDQAASVEPQGLTRLVRDIRTIEASLGDGVKRVYESELGPMRKLRRVQGVVAEAEIALAAGEPLGV is encoded by the coding sequence ATGAGCACCGACGCCCGGATCCGCTCCTTCGGTTCGCGCGAGGCCGGCCCCGGCCGCCCCGTGTACGTCACCGGCGAGATCGGCATCAACCACAACGGCGAGCTGGAGAACGCCTTCAGGCTCGTCGACGCCGCCGCCGAAGCCGGCTGCGACGCCGTCAAGTTCCAAAAGCGCACCCCGGAGATCTGCACGCCGCGCGACCAGTGGGACATCGAGCGCGACACCCCCTGGGGTCGGATGACCTATATCGACTACCGCCACCGGGTGGAGTTCGGCGAGGACGAGTACCGCGAGATCGACGCGTACTGCCGGTCCAAGGAGATCGACTGGTTCGCCTCTCCCTGGGACACCGAGGCCGTGGCATTCCTGGAGCGGTTCGACGTGCCCGCGCACAAGGTCGCCTCCGCCTCGCTGACCGACGACGAACTCCTGCGCGCCCTGCGGGCCACGGGCCGCACGGTCGTCCTCTCCACCGGCATGTCGACCCCGCGCCAGATCCGGCACGCGGTGGAGGTCCTGGGCAGTGACAACGTCCTGCTCTGTCACGCCACCTCGACCTACCCGGCCAAGGCCGAGGAACTCAACCTGCGGGTGATCGACACCCTGCGGCAGGAGTACCCCAACGTCCCGATCGGCTACTCGGGTCACGAGACGGGTCTGCAGACCACGCTGGCCGCCGTCGCCCTGGGCGCCGTCTTCGTCGAGCGCCACATCACCCTGGACCGGGCCATGTGGGGCTCCGACCAGGCGGCGTCGGTCGAGCCGCAGGGCCTGACCCGCCTCGTCCGCGACATCCGAACCATCGAGGCGTCCCTCGGCGACGGGGTCAAGAGGGTCTATGAGTCGGAGCTGGGGCCGATGAGGAAACTGCGCCGTGTCCAGGGGGTCGTCGCCGAGGCGGAGATCGCCCTGGCGGCCGGCGAGCCCCTGGGCGTCTGA